In Drosophila miranda strain MSH22 chromosome XR, D.miranda_PacBio2.1, whole genome shotgun sequence, the genomic window GGACAGGGCCGTCAATTAAAGAATCCTACTAATTGtctttacatacatacatatgtgtgtacatGTACATTAATATAAAAGAAGTATGTAGCACATAATTAAGCTTGCGTATGTGTTAGAGTAGGGGAGCAATCGACGTCACGCGGAATGGATAAACACAGCATCAAGTGATACCCGAAGCGTTGGGGGCTCGTCTCTCCGCATCGTGCTACTCGCCGCGTCGGCAGCGACGCTTTACTCACATACACTCGCGCAtgtataaatacatacatatacatgttTCGCAGCGCCAGAAGAGCAAAGCTTCGCTGCGTTATGCTCTTTCTTTCGgctcgctctctccctctctcgctcccACTCTCTGAGCGATGCGATCGCATGCAAATGCGGCGAATGCAAAATGAAATTGCAAAAAAAACTGTGATTGCTGTCGTCCCCCCACGCCGGGCCCTCTCTGAATAGCCAGTGACGCATATGAACCCGCGCCCCTGTCCATCCGACCGACCCTCACCCGACCAGCCGGCGATCTGGCAGCGCTTTACTAATTTCATTGCGAAAAGTCGCCTTCGATTTGAATACCCTGCAGTGGGTATTCTTGTGCAGGGGAGACATTTGCCACGCGTTAGCATAAGTGTACGAATCTGTTCGAGTTTTAAAGAGAATTTAACCAAACTCAATAAATTTAAGTGCCACGGGACTTCTGCGTAGCATTAACAAATTGTGTTCGAATCGAATGAACATATCACATAGCTTCCATAGAAACATAGGGTATCAGAAGCTGCGGCCTCTGGTGCTAGCCTTACTTTCTGGTTTTTGCTTAGGTTTTTTTCTTCCATTAAACAAATTGCGATTTATTACAAAAGTGATCTGATTATTAATTGCTTTTGAATTGATTTCGATTCGGTTTGCATCGATGACTCCGATTCAGAGTCGGAGAATAGCAggagagcgggagagcggGTGGAGAGGAGCAGATCGGTACAGAGGAGTGCGTGACCAACGCAACGTCTCGGCGCTCAGGCGCGGCTCGACATGTAACCAATTCTCGGCCTGGTCTGCGACTGGAGCTGCCTTTAAGCTCACGTAGCCCCCTAGTCGAAGCTGACTTGACACCAACTACATATTCCACTGAGTCAGCAAATGGCAAATGGCTGCACTGCAACACCAAGATCCGGACTTGGTATCACTAACTGAAACTAGATCGAACCGCTGTGGTTCAGTAAGTTTTCAGCCGCTAATTCTGGCTTTGCATCGGATTTTGGGGGAAATGAAGCCAAGGGATTCATAATATTTTGATTGAGATTTGTTTTGATCATTCTTTACGCTTCTTCCCACGATCGCGCCTCCATCGTCGAGGACTTTGTTTACTCTTGGTTTTCAGCGGATGAAAGCAATATTCCTGAGGCACCATCGCAAGTGCCCGTACACTTGATATTATTGTCCGTTCCCCACAGAAAAACAACATACGATCTGAATCCAAGTCCCGATACTGATGCCATTTCTGATCTCCATCACATTCCAGCGCGGGAGAGCAGACCTATTGGCGTCGCCGGGAACCCTACAATCTCTGCCATGACCAATTTCTGGCCTTTGCCTATTAAAAAGAATCTATCTGTTGCCTGGAGAATCTGTTGCCCAGTGCGAAAATAATTTCGCTGAGCTCTGCTCGTATTTCGAGTATTGTATGATTATTTAGATTATGACGAGAATGACTGCCTCGCACAACTGAAACTGAAGAACCACAGAACTACCAATTGCAATTGCCATAGGAATGGAGAGGCTCAATTAACTTCCGTCTAGACGTGTGTCCAGGTCTTTTTTCCAGTCGCCCCCACGTCACATAAGATAACGCAATTTAacaattttttaaaattttgtttAGCACTTTCTTTATCACAAGAGCTACGGAATTGAAGGCACGAGATCAGAAATTCAAACAAATTAACAGATAATGGCTTTGAATCTTCAAGTATTTGAGATTCGTAAACAAAATGTCCGGTGATTCAGACAGGGTAAGGGATTTTTCCTTTTAAGATTAGACTAGTAGGGGAACTACACTTAAAACGACTGCTCTTTTCCCAATTGGGACGATATGTGGAGGAAATCTTAaccacaattttattaactctcaaaaaaaaaaaaaaatactggAGACTCGGGGGCTTTAAGCCCAAAGTAACAAATTTTTATCCTTTGGCGAAATGCACTTTAAGATGATTCGGACTAATCGTGGAGTATCTTCAACAGACAGATTAATCTATAAACTAGCTCCTTGGCGGACATTTGTTTCGATTAACTTCACTTTTATCGCTATACATACCTGCATTATCCGGTTCGATTTTCCGCTAGCTTTCACTTTGAAGACTTTCACAGAGTTTCCGTTTTCACtttcagtttttttttcgCACTAGAGTTCTAGAACTTTCGATGGAGATTCGAATTTATTGCAGATTTCGATTTCGGAGTCGGATTCGGTTTCCTGTTCGCCGTTTCCGAATAGAGCGCACCGCCACAAGCAGTTACAGTTATGTTCTATTGGGGCACTCTTCTCTTTGGGCCTGCTCTTCTCTGacgctgcggctgcggctgggtCTCGATTTCGGTTCGCTTCTGGGTTCTCGGCTGAGAGAGCTGTGTTCTGCTCGGGATGTGGCGAATGATGGACTGTGTGGCGAAAGGTTGAGCGTCCATGCTTTTATATCGGGTATCGGGCATGCCCGAAATCAACAagtgggctgctgctgctcggaGGAACGGACCGGCGGAacgacgaacggacggacgtGGACGGCCGAGCCTCGACAAATTGGACTCCACACTGGGGGCTTAATAACAGTATTGGTGTCCGTCAGTTGAGGGGATTGGGATGCCATCCATCCCCTCGTGCCTTTACTGGTATTGGTGTTCGTTGCGCTGCTTCGGGCTCGTCTTGGCTTCGTCTTGACATCGTCTTGCCTTTGCGGTGTGTGTCGGGAGCCCTGCGAGGGTGTTGgggctggctgtggctgtggagCTTTACTTGTTGCTCTcctttgattgattgattcaAATGCGAGAACACGCGAATAATTCATgcaaatttattattttatatcaCATTTTTCTCATTAATATTCGCAAAAGACATGTAGTGTCCATAGGATTGGAACGGATCGGCTTGGACCGGAATGAGAATGGGAAtcgaaattgaaattgaaatggaaatggaaatgaaatgCGTGCTCCAGATACATATTCGCCAGTACAGTTTTTAGAAAATACAGTACGATGCAGATAGACACGAGTATCTTGGCGATAGAGTCGATCGATTTCCATATGGCAGAGCTCTGGAGCGGTGGCTGGTCAAAGGAGTTAAGACAGTTCCCGTTCCCGCTCccgttccagttccagttcccgTTCCCGCCCGTCTATCCATCAGAAAGGAGCAATTGAATCATACTCCGAGTTCAATTAGATTACATGAGATTTGCCCTGGTGCCCGACACTTAACCTCTCTTATCGCCGACCAGATGTTGATAATTCCGGATTTGTTCGGGTTTCAGGTGGGATTTGAGTCAACGCGATTTAGTTTCATCTGCCTGCCCACAGAATTCAGTAGCCCAATCAGTAGACAATGGTGGCTCCCAGACGTCATTGTTCcactggctgtggctgtggctgtggctctggtaGACCTGTTGCCACCATTCCACCACCAGTGTGCGCTCCATCAAACCCAATTGCTCCCCAGCATCTCTGGCAGTATTTGCATTCCAGAGACCGGGACCAATTGCACAAAGATTCCGACAGGCAGACACTactgaagctgctgctgctgctgcaccagaatcagaatcagaatcaaaAGCCTCTGATTTCCCAGAAGCAGCTGGATGACGGGCATGGGCAAACACAACTCAATTGATTTTTGTGTGGCGTCAATTGAAATGCACTTCGGAGTCTAGGATGGAGACGGGGCGTGTCGTGTGCTTACATCGAGTGGTGCGAGTGGCTCGACACCGTTATATTCAAATGAAGTAGACACTTTTCGAACAGCTTCGAATTGAAAGGCAGAAGGTAGCAGTCCGGCAAAATGACCAGTACCTTTATCAGCTCCATCttgatgataatgatgatgatactCGTAATGATGAGAGCCGCTCATTGATTAGCGTCTGTGGTTGGGGAGACCTTGCTACCAGCAGCCACCCATCAGGGCCATCAGTTTGGTCAAACCGCTGCCCCTGGCAACAGCCATTCAGTAATTCCCTATTTAAAATTACGAGCCCACCCACAGCTCAACCCAACCCCTCCACCATACACCCACTCTGACAtattctatatatatatgtagttatgtatatgtatattgtgTATGCTGACTGTATACACTGTATCATTGTCCCACGGAGTCGCCCACGCAGTCGCGCAACCAATTTGGCCATCCGTCAATAGGGCTTCATTTGAATTGCCAGCTTGTCTCCAATTGATGCCAACCAGCCAAATAGCCAACCACCCAACCACTCAACTACCCACGACTGCGACCACGACCACGGCGGGCGCTCTATAGATGCTCGTCCTGGTTCCTGGGCAGCTCAACCCCTCCTTGGGCCATCATTCATCTGCAATCAGTCAGCAGCATGGCGTAATTAAACATTGGGCTGTCACAGTTGTCGTAGTCGTCCCATTGCGCATTTATTGGCAACTCTATTCATTTAATCATGTgatataatatatgtatatatacaaaaCCTGATGCATGCATGTACGTATGTGCTTGCATGTGTGTGGCTCTATGGGTCTGCGGGTCTATGGAAAATCCCTGAAAACATTTCATACAAAATGGAACTACATTAATACACAATTAGTGACAATTATGGAATATCCCCAAAATGGGAATCCTCAAATGGCTAGAATTCAGTATGATTATTATAGTTCATGCTTTACATCATTTTATAGTTGAAAGGGATATAGATGTAACGATTGTTGCCTGCTTTAGGGGGCGCTATTTCTCTGTGAACCACACTTTGACAGATTAGCCCTCAAATTTTTAGCAATGTTGGAAACATCAGAATGGAACAGAATAATCGTATAAAACAAATGTTCATTCTCTCAATGGATGTCTtgatttttaataattttcatTTGACAATGTGACAAGCTCTAGAAAATCTTTTTCGGATTAGCattcaaatttgtagaaaGGGAAAGAAGGGAAACTTGAAAGAAACAGAATAGACGAGATCTTAATAACAAAAATTTGCGTTCTCTTCTATCAATGGATGTCAATACTTGAAATGTTTCAACCTCTGTATAATGAAAATGTGTAGACGTGAGAATAGCTAACTCCTTTAAAGATTACATAAACTGCAAAGTAAAAGCAAATAGTAAAAGTAGATGGAAGTTCCCCCACAATCTCATTACCATTCCGAGAATCTCATTCCACATTCAAGCCATTTAAGAATCATGCCCCAATAGGTATACCACAGAATACTGGTGTTTGCTAAAATCGACTGAGATTTACTTTTCATGAAGTCATTTGTCTTTTTAGCCTATGACACTATCGAATCGTTATTTGGGGGGCCTACTGTACGCATGCTAAAGCTTGTGGGTATTTAGTACGAATGTACATGTACTAAAAGCTGCGTTATAAACAAATGAAGAGCATGACAATGAGCTTTCAGCAGCTTTCAAGGTTAAACATGTTTTACAGCCAACGCGAAATGTTGGTAAGGCTTTTTTGACTCTTAATATGATCATATATATGTGTAcacatatattatatattacaTATAGGTAAGTAGTCTCTGTATAGACTTTTGGAATTTGACTTTTTCGTAACCGATACAAAATTAGCCGCCATTTCGATGCAATTAACATTTGATTAGGGGCCTGAGAAAACTTTGCAATTAGTTCGGTTGCTAGGTCGGTCTGCATGTTGAAGCTTTTTAAGGCTGGCAAACTTACTGCACATAAGCGAAAATGTTAGTACCTTGCCGTTTACAATAACCttgtatttctttttttcccTGACAAGTTAAGCAAATACATATTTCGATGCCTGATCTGAGAACAAAACCACTATAAATTTTAAATGTTTTCTCAAAATTCGCACCGTGACCAAAGTGCAGTCCCAATTTCGCTGGGTGTATAAAAAATTTGATAACCAACAAACAGCAAGAGCTTTTTCGTCGGCTTTCTCTCTCGCGGAACACACTGGCAAGTTGTGCCCCCGCATTCTCTCGCATCGCCTCTCGAAGTTCAGTTCGACCGTCGTTTTTTCCCGAAATTAGCGATCGCCTGATTGACACCACCCAATCTCCCTGGCACCACGATGAACTCCCGCATTCCTCTGGGCATCCGGCAGTGCAACAGGCTTCTGGCCGCACCCATCTACAGATCCAATGAAGCCCCCTCTCAGGCCCGCCTCTTCTCCACATCGCAGGTGCATTACGAGAGACACGAGTAAGTTCAGTTCCCACTCTCCCGACTTATTgctttcattttcatttgtgaTTTCTATCAATCGAATCCAATTAGTACGATTATGTTATCCTCATGCAAGCCAAAACGAAACCTGCAGGCAAAGTTTTCCTGCACTCATTAGCATGTGTATATAATTAATGGTAGTAACGAATAGATAACGAAGAATTTGCCTAAGCATAGGATCGATAAAATAGTGAAACTTTGGGCTTGGGCTTTTATCGTGGGGATTCGGTGGATGGGTGGGGTCCAAGTAGATCCCCAAGGAGTTGGTTAAGGGCAAGCATGATGGAGGATCCTTGGGGAATAGAGTCACGCAATCCGTAATGTTATATAAACTTTAATATAACACTTTTTTGTATTCCCATTTTTCAGCTGCAAAGTTTTGGTTGTGGGCGGCGGCAGTGGCGGCTGTGCCATGGCCGCCAAGCTGTCATCTCATCTGGGCAAGGATAAGGTGATCGTCCTGGAGCCTGAAGATGTACGTATGAAAGGTGCGCCGCCAAAGAGTTACTCCACGGCCTATTATTTTACCTTTTTCACGCAGAGACACTATTATCAGCCGATGTTCACCTTGATTGGAGGCGGAATGAAGCGCCTGGAGCAATCCTACAAGACCATGGCCGAGGTGCTTCCGAAGAAGGCAAAGTGGGTGAAGGAAAAGGCGATGGAATTTGATCCGGATAACAATACGGTCTGCACCTCCGGAGGTGACACAATCAAATATGATTTCCTGCTCATTGCCACTGGCCTGCAATTGAAGTACGAGAAGGCAAGGAAACTCTTCACAACCTAAAAGATATTCTTATGCTAATTGGTTGTATCATATAGATTCCCGGACTAGCGGAGGCCCTGGAGATACCCAATGGCAAGGTGTGCTCCATCTACTCCCCCAAGTATGCGGAGGGCGTCTACGATGTGCTGCGAAGAACAACTGGCGGAAACTTGATATTCACCTTTCCCGATTCCCCTGTCAAATGTCCTGGTGCCCCACAGAAGATTGTCTACATAGTCGAGCACTATTTCCGCAAGGTACGGATGAATTCACTGCCATTGAACAGGGACACAATCTTTTAAAAATTCCTCTTCTTTCCCTTTAGCTGGGCAAGCGCGATAAAGTGAATATCACATATAACACAGCTCTGCCAGTGCTCTTTGGCGTGAAACACTATGCGGACGCCCTGTGGCCCATCTGCAAGAAGCGGAACATTACGGTTAACACTCGACGAAACCTGGTGGAGGTTCGGCATGCCGAGGACATAGCTGTGTTCGAGGATCTCGAGAATCCCGGTCAGCTTTGCGAGGAGAAGGTATGATTATCTGAAAAGCCATACCGAGGGGCAGTCAATGACATTTTCTATCCGGACAGTACTCCCTGCTGCATGCTGTGCCACCAATGAGCGCTCCCGACGAGCTAAGAAAATGCCGGAAGCTGATGAACACGGCGGGATTCGTGGATGTGAATAACTCGACGCTGCAGCATGTCAGATACAGCAATGTATTCGCCATCGGGGATTCGTCTGGCACACCGAACTCGAAGACTGCCGCAGCTGCAGGTAAGATTAGATTCAAATGAATGGATTAATCAAGGCTTTGAGCAGACCGTCGATCGTCGCCCTCGCAACAGAATTAGAATATTGAAATCGGTTTTCATTTACAGCTGCTCAGTCGCCCGTTGTCTTTCGGAATATGATTGCAGCGATGGAGGGTAAACCTCTGACGGAGGTCTACGATGGCTATGCCTCGTGCCCGCTGGTGACTGGATACAGCACCTGCATTTTGGCGGAGTTCGATTATAGTCTGACGCCCTTAGAAACGTTCCCAGTGGCCCAGAACAAGGAGCGGTACTCGATGTTCATTTTGAAGAAGGATTTCATGCCGCTGCTCTACTGGAAGCTCATGCTCCCGGGCCACTGGAATGGCCCGGGGCTGATGCGAAAGCTCTTCGGTGTTTTTAAGccaaatacaaaataaatgcATCTAAATAGTTTATGTCAAATCAATCTGTACTATTGTGTTGTGAATTCAAATATCAAATGGGCGCCAATTGTCATTCAACTCAAAACAGCGGCAGTGCAgcattattattttattttcgatATATTTTGAAGTAGAAATTGAGATGCTGGTATATTTAggtatataatggtatatttgATCAATTTCgtatattaaatttaatttttaaaggTATGTTTAAGAACAAAGGGTATAGAAACCTCCACAcgctgtttttttttcattttcgcTGTCTCAAATCGTACTTACGTGCATAATTTATTCCAATGGATTGCATTTAAATCCTTTTCgctcattcactttcaaacaatttctatttggcgcTCAAGTTCGGTGGGACTTGATTTTTTATTTTGGGACTTGCTCtgttatgatccgcctctttgccaccctggcctatcgttcccagctagctcacggtgaagtcaggggtgtttccgacccgataagccaggggacggattgaacaaaacaaaaaaacatacaaaaaaaacaaatcttatttataggacagacttgtcctcgttggcactttcgtcagcggggatagttggtttcgttatccctagcagggtcccacccttccatgagcgccaccttttgaatttgctcccttttcatattcagggtcccgctcttcttctcgctctcgtcccacccaactaccgttttctattcacttatgactcttttcaaattttcattttatatccattatattttcttatttatcttcttgaacattattaattaataatctaggtttctataaaggaaacaaatactaacacaaaaatactaacaaaaaaaataaaccctATTCCGGCCGAATTGGCAGCCCCCTTTGATAGAGGTTGTTGCTTCCTGATGCTTGCTGATGTTTACGTTTAATAGTGGTGTTTTTTTGTATGATCGTgatattttgtttaattgtgggtcggacgggtgtagatgtgagaaatgtggtgatgttatgtgatgtgttATGAATGAGGGTATACATGCGTGGGTTGTGTGTGATGTGGGTGGATGAAGGAGTGTGATATTGATTCGTGTGGGTGTATTTCTGCTTTGAAGTCCGGATTCTTTCCCCCggggagtggggggggggatgggggggggacagaaacgtgtctccagtcggtgctcTCCACCattctccaccggaaacttcttttttttttcttcctcctcccgtttccttttctcccacgcaactctgccactcttcccaggatccactatagatgccgctgtctctttcttctccagccctgatacctatcggctctctccaaaaccgcccataacagCTCTCTATTCTGTTATTGGATATTCCTCTGCAGCAATGTGCCTTTTCAGCTCAACAATGTCCCTACATTCCAACTCACTTACGTTgcgactctttttttgttgaactttttcgtttaaacctttttttacaataaatacaataaaagcaaagattaaaaactatccaatcttgtagaaaatttatttgtcaatgggataaaactatgtgggcatggctgagagatttagttagtcagtgttattcaatggaatatcaaaattgagcaatttcctttttcgtttgttttgattgacctatttcgctacttgttttttgtttgacttatttcgcttaaacctctttttacgcaaaatgcaataaaagcaagtattaagaataCACCAGGTAAAtacaaaattgattcataaatcgtataaaattatgtgggcatggctaaatgttttatatagctagtaatattcgacggaatatcaaaaacgaggaatatgtattaCAGAACTTGacttcgtcagtatatttacagtttattttggtatatttctgagcgTCGGTCACACTGCGCTACACTCAAACGAAGCGTGGCGTCGCTTGGCGCTGGAAATTTGAAGCCAACGTGAATTTtgtgaaaaaaaaacagaacgTAAAAAACATTCGTCGGTCAATTGCGTGCGAAATAATTTATTAGAATGAAAGCAGTGTAAGTAGAATGTGAAACCTAAAAAGCGCGATGTAATAGATACAAGAGGGACTTTTGCAGATCACGAACTCCGATGCGCGTCTCCAAGACACCGCGAGTGCATCAAACGACAGAGAAGCACCGTCGGGAGACGTCCGAAATGGCAAAGGATCCGCTGAATGTGTTCTGCCGAGTCCGCCCGCTCCAATCGGATGGATTCCTCACTTCTCTGCGGGTGAAGAACTCCACGACAATCGCACTGAATCCGCAGGATCAGCTGCTGCAGCCCCACAAACAGAACGGCGCCCAGCGCGAGATACAGTACATATTCAAGCACGTCTTTCAGTCGGATGCTACGCAGCAGGATGTGTTCGCTTCCGTGGCCCAGCCACTGGTCGCGAACCTGGTGTGTGGCCGGAACAGTTTGCTATTCACCTACGGCGTCACGGGCAGCGGCAAGACGTACACAATGACGGGCAACCTGAGACATCGCGGCATAATGCCCCGATGCCTGGATGTGCTCTTTCACACCATATCCGATTTTCAGGCCAAGAAGTTTGTCTTCAAGCCGGACAAGTTGAATGGCTTTGAGATTCTGTCCGAGGAGGATGCGCTGCTAGAACGGCAACATGAGATGAATCAACGCTTTGCCGGTTCCGGTCGCTTTGCGTACCGAAACAAGGACTCGGATCCGGAGATCGCCTCCCAAGCGTCGGTGGAGCCAATGCCTCTGCTGGGCCTCGACGAGGACAATATGTATTCGGTGTTTGTCACCTACATAGAAATTTACAACAACAGTGTGTATGATCTTCTAGAGGACTCGGGCATACAGAAGTAAGTGGGATATCCTTGAAGTGTTCACGTATGTAATCCTCTGTTTCCTCTCCCTTGCAGGACTTTGCAAAGCAAAATCATTCGCGAGGATGCCCATCGTAACATGTTCGTCCATGGCGTCACCGAGGTGGAAGTAAAAACGGTGGAGGATGCCCTCGAGGTCTTTCAAATGGGACAAAAGAAAAAGCGCATGGGCCACACGGTCTTAAATGCTGAGTCCAGCCGCAGCCACTCGGTGTTTAACATTCGCC contains:
- the LOC108153404 gene encoding sulfide:quinone oxidoreductase, mitochondrial, which encodes MNSRIPLGIRQCNRLLAAPIYRSNEAPSQARLFSTSQVHYERHDCKVLVVGGGSGGCAMAAKLSSHLGKDKVIVLEPEDRHYYQPMFTLIGGGMKRLEQSYKTMAEVLPKKAKWVKEKAMEFDPDNNTVCTSGGDTIKYDFLLIATGLQLKYEKIPGLAEALEIPNGKVCSIYSPKYAEGVYDVLRRTTGGNLIFTFPDSPVKCPGAPQKIVYIVEHYFRKLGKRDKVNITYNTALPVLFGVKHYADALWPICKKRNITVNTRRNLVEVRHAEDIAVFEDLENPGQLCEEKYSLLHAVPPMSAPDELRKCRKLMNTAGFVDVNNSTLQHVRYSNVFAIGDSSGTPNSKTAAAAAAQSPVVFRNMIAAMEGKPLTEVYDGYASCPLVTGYSTCILAEFDYSLTPLETFPVAQNKERYSMFILKKDFMPLLYWKLMLPGHWNGPGLMRKLFGVFKPNTK